A single region of the Chryseobacterium sp. 6424 genome encodes:
- a CDS encoding type I restriction enzyme HsdR N-terminal domain-containing protein, translating to MQLPELNFEDRFDFKIRSDKDKLFIYDLVRKTWVLLTPEEWVRQHWVHYFHHKKKRNLSSLILEKKLELNSTTKRLDLLVTEKTRPKILIECKAPNIKLTEKTFEQVARYNAVINAEEIILSNGQHHILAKFVDNNYFFSPFKH from the coding sequence ATGCAACTTCCGGAACTCAATTTTGAGGATCGCTTCGACTTTAAAATCAGGAGTGACAAAGATAAGTTATTTATTTATGACCTTGTACGCAAAACGTGGGTATTGCTGACACCGGAAGAATGGGTACGGCAGCACTGGGTACACTATTTCCACCATAAAAAGAAGCGTAACCTCTCCTCGTTGATACTGGAAAAAAAGCTGGAACTAAACAGCACCACCAAAAGGCTCGACCTGTTGGTCACCGAGAAAACGCGGCCAAAGATCTTGATTGAATGCAAAGCGCCGAACATAAAACTTACCGAAAAAACCTTTGAACAGGTGGCCCGCTACAACGCCGTAATCAACGCTGAAGAAATCATTTTAAGCAACGGGCAACACCACATTTTGGCGAAGTTTGTAGACAATAATTACTTTTTTTCACCTTTTAAACACTAA